One genomic window of Cannabis sativa cultivar Pink pepper isolate KNU-18-1 chromosome 2, ASM2916894v1, whole genome shotgun sequence includes the following:
- the LOC115719896 gene encoding uncharacterized protein LOC115719896 isoform X2 has protein sequence MALHSGIGFSKILVIAGTGYTTTVLFNNHKLSDLLGEKLFSEARERNKISRVKRERASIDNGVLGSPAVPPLSTADSPQSSNAMARTSTILYGAPNAFSLPLTLFVGPPLGSSWWCCS, from the exons ATGGCTTTGCACTCCGGTATAGGTTTTTCCAAGATCCTCGTCATAGCCGGAACAg GGTACACTACCACTGTTTTGTTCAATAACCATAAATTATCGGACTTGCTCGGAGAGAAGCTTTTCTCAGAAGCTAGAGAGAGAAACAAAATCAGCAGagtaaagagagagagagcttcgaTCGACAATGGTGTATTGG GAAGTCCGGCGGTGCCGCCGTTATCGACGGCGGACTCGCCACAGAGCTCGAACGCCATGGCGCGGACCTCAACGATCCTCTATGGAGCGCCAAATGCCTTCTCACTTCCCCTCACCTTATTCGTGGG GCCACCCTTGGGTTCAAGTTGGTGGTGTTGCTCCTGA
- the LOC115719856 gene encoding 5-methyltetrahydropteroyltriglutamate--homocysteine methyltransferase 1-like, producing MYILIMFRAFYSLVHDLQLLSIDVDNSGQITLEELKNGLEKVDANLKDSEISGLMQAQQYREQNFKKYSELISYLLVAEQNNELLMKNHESRPTGSTPFLEVNATIVDNHNYSCSRDHNRSNRRGRDHNQSRGRGRDRGRSNVWHPFARLLAQIIRLRAQFPDYAIKTIRLDNPGEFTSQALNDYCMSIGINVEHPVAHDVSNIREVSDHQEVFVDPSRDESLIFEILELKEEVGDDGSASWFLQDLASEQESEGCVIVYGFILKGLSNLFHINREVVAELKAAGATWIQFDEPTLVKDLDSHQLQAFTRAYSELESSLSGLNVIIESYFADVPAEAYKTLTSLKGVAGYGFDLVNETKLDAEIKSWLAFAAQKVVEVNALAKALSGHKDEAFFAANAAAQASRKSSPRVTNEHVQKSAAALKGSDLRRATNVSVRLDAQQKKLSLPVLPTTTIGSFPQTMDLRRVRREYKAKKISEENYVSAIKEEINKVIKLQEELDIDILLNFSFVNQRNDMVEYFGEQLSGFAFTVNGWVQSYGSCCVKPPIIYGDVSRPKAMTVFWSSLAQSLTKRPMKGMLTGPVTILNWSFVRNDQPRSVTCYQIALAIKDEVEDLEKAVVCMTSTHQGSHLQKKSLTGSIRCLLSWRLTFCKCRSF from the exons ATGTACATTTTGATTATGTTTAGGGCATTCTATTCTTTAGTGCATGACTTGCAATTGTTGTCCATAGATGTCGATAATAGTGGACAGATCACTCTTGAGGAACTAAAGAATGGTTTGGAAAAGGTAGATGCAAATCTCAAGGATTCCGAAATAAGTGGACTAATGCAAGCG CAGCAATATAGagagcaaaattttaaaaaatattcagaatTGATTTCATATCTTCTAGTAGCTGAGCAGAATAATgaacttttgatgaaaaatcatgAATCTCGCCCAACTGGGTCCACTCCATTCCTTGAAGTGAATGCTACAATTGTTGACAATCATAATTATAGTTGTAGTCGTGATCATAATCGAAGTAATAGACGTGGTCGTGACCATAATCAAAGTCGTGGTCGTGGTCGCGATCGCGGTCGAAGCAATGTTTGGCATC CATTTGCAAGATTGCTTGCTCAAATAATCCGATTACGAGCACAATTCCCAGACTATGCAATCAAGACAATCCGTCTTGATAATCCTGGTGAATTTACATCACAGGCTCTTAATGATTATTGTATGTCAATAGGGATAAATGTTGAACATCCTGTTGCTCAT GACGTGAGTAATATTCGAGAAGTTTCTGATCATCAG GAGGTGTTTGTGGATCCTTCCCGGGATGAAAGTTTGATCTTTGAGATATTAGAATTGAAGGAAGAAGTTGGTGATGATGGAAGTGCGTCATGGTTTCTTCAAGACCTTGCCTCTGAACAAGAATCTGAAGGCTGCGTG attgtttatggttttatttTGAAAGGATTATCCAATTTGTTTCATATAAATAG AGAGGTTGTGGCTGAACTAAAGGCTGCTGGTGCCACTTGGATTCAGTTTGATGAGCCCACCCTTGTGAAGGATCTTGATTCTCACCAATTACAAGCATTTACTCGTGCCTACTCAGAACTAGAGTCATCTTTGTCTGGTTTGAATGTTATAATTGAATCATATTTTGCTGATGTTCCTGCCGAggcatacaaaacacttacctcTCTAAAGGGTGTAGCTGGGTATGGCTTTGACCTTGTGAATGAGACTAAGTTAGATGCGGAGATCAAGTCATGGCTTGCATTTGCTGCTCAAAAAGTAGTTGAAGTAAATGCCCTGGCTAAGGCATTGTCTGGGCACAAGGATGAG GCTTTCTTTGCTGCCAATGCAGCAGCTCAAGCTTCAAGAAAATCTTCCCCTAGGGTAACAAATGAGCATGTTCAAAAATCA GCTGCTGCTTTGAAGGGCTCTGACCTCCGTCGAGCAACAAATGTGAGTGTCAGGCTGGATGCCCAGCAGAAAAAGTTGAGCCTTCCCGTTCTTCCAACTACCACAATTGGATCCTTCCCTCAGACCATGGATCTCAGAAGAGTCCGTCGTGAATACAAGGCTAAAAA AATCTCCGAAGAAAATTATGTCAGTGCGATCAAGGAGGAGATTAACAAAGTTATCAAGCTCCAAGAAGAACTCGACATTGAT ATCTTATTAAACTTCTCCTTTGTCAATCAGAGGAATGATATGGTTGAGTACTTTGGAGAGCAATTATCTGGCTTTGCCTTCACTGTGAATGGGTGGGTTCAGTCTTATGGATCTTGCTGTGTCAAGCCACCTATCATCTATGGTGATGTTAGTCGCCCTAAGGCCATGACAGTCTTTTGGTCCTCATTAGCTCAGAGTTTGACTAAGCGCCCAATGAAAGGAATGCTCACTGGTCCTGTAACTATTTTGAATTGGTCTTTCGTTAGAAATGATCAACCAAG GTCTGTGACCTGCTATCAAATTGCTTTGGCGATTAAGGATGAAGTTGAGGATCTTGAAAAGGCCGTGGTGTGTATGACATCCACTCACCAAGGATCCCATCTGCAGAAGAAATCGCTGACCGGATCAATAAGATGCTTGCTGTCTTGGAGACTAACATTCTGTAAATGTAGAAGTTTTTGA
- the LOC115719896 gene encoding uncharacterized protein LOC115719896 isoform X1, which translates to MALHSGIGFSKILVIAGTGYTTTVLFNNHKLSDLLGEKLFSEARERNKISRVKRERASIDNGVLVRRCRRYRRRTRHRARTPWRGPQRSSMERQMPSHFPSPYSWGHPWVQVGGVAPDKPLDSAVL; encoded by the exons ATGGCTTTGCACTCCGGTATAGGTTTTTCCAAGATCCTCGTCATAGCCGGAACAg GGTACACTACCACTGTTTTGTTCAATAACCATAAATTATCGGACTTGCTCGGAGAGAAGCTTTTCTCAGAAGCTAGAGAGAGAAACAAAATCAGCAGagtaaagagagagagagcttcgaTCGACAATGGTGTATTGG TCCGGCGGTGCCGCCGTTATCGACGGCGGACTCGCCACAGAGCTCGAACGCCATGGCGCGGACCTCAACGATCCTCTATGGAGCGCCAAATGCCTTCTCACTTCCCCTCACCTTATTCGTGGG GCCACCCTTGGGTTCAAGTTGGTGGTGTTGCTCCTGACAAACCTCTTGATTCCGCTGTTTTATAG